A window of the Scylla paramamosain isolate STU-SP2022 chromosome 34, ASM3559412v1, whole genome shotgun sequence genome harbors these coding sequences:
- the LOC135089951 gene encoding sodium-dependent noradrenaline transporter-like, translating to MTLETVAVTWVYGLRQFTRDIHFMLDRSTGLFWRICWGILNPTFLAVVFVYSQAQHQDLTCGTYVFDTIPTGVGSTMAVTAVALVPLMLLKEVINKYGASQGLQRALIDVFTATSEWSPKDPALRQEYRNPASDRGQDSGVAIL from the exons ATGACGCTGGAGACAGTGGCCGTCACGTGGGTGTACGGGCTCCGGCAATTCACCCGGGACATCCACTTCATGCTGGACCGCTCAACAGGACTCTTCTGGCGCATCTGCTGGGGAATCCTCAACCCAACCTTCCTGGCCGTGGTGTTTGTCTACAGTCAGGCGCAGCATCAGGACCTCACCTGTGGTACCTACGTCTTCGACACCATCCCCACCG GCGTGGGTTCAACTATGGCGGTGACAGCAGTGGCTCTTGTGCCTCTGATGCTCCTGAAGGAGGTGATTAACAAGTATGGTGCCTCCCAAGGGCTGCAGCGCGCCTTAATCGACGTCTTCACTGCCACGTCAGAATGGAGCCCCAAGGACCCCGCCCTGCGACAGGAATACCGCAACCCTGCAAGCGACCGAGGACAAGACAGCGGCGTGGCGATCCTGTGA